In Papaver somniferum cultivar HN1 chromosome 1, ASM357369v1, whole genome shotgun sequence, a genomic segment contains:
- the LOC113282352 gene encoding endoglucanase 6-like, which produces MEKSQRFVCLVVLHLVLVLLPSSVNAGHDYRAALSKSILFFEAQRSGYLPGNQRVRWRANSGLNDGKASGVDLVGGYYDAGDNVKFGLPMAFTVTMMSWSIIEYGKQLAINGELGHALRAVKWGTDYFIKAHPQPNVLYGEVGDGDTDHYCWQRPEDMTTDRRAYRLDPNHPGSDLAGETAAAMAAASIVFRRYDRAYAATLLRHAKELFNFADKYRGKYDSSITVARKYYQSVSGYSDELLWAASWMHKATNNKFYLNYLGRNGHSLGGTGWAMTEFGWDVKYAGVQVLVSKLLMQGKAGRHLDVFQGYQKQAEFFMCSCLGKGYRNIQRTPGGLIFRQRWNNLQFVTSASFLLSVYSDYLTTSRKTLTCAYGKFAPSQLLNFAKSQVDYILGSNPRATSYMVGYGNNYPQQVHHRASSIPSIKVQPSFVTCRGGYAKWYTRKASNANILTGAIVGGPDAYDNFADERDNFEQTEPATYNNAPLLGVLARLSAGPRGYNLGLPEDGSAVTKPMPKRKPAPTPAKSSVITITQKVTLSWKAKGKTYFRYSTQVTNKSKKNLKNVKLSVSKLYGPLWGLTKSGSSYILGNLPARKSVEIVYVHAAPPAYITVANYN; this is translated from the exons ATGGAGAAGTCCCAgagatttgtttgtttggttgtgttGCATTTAGTACTTGTGTTGTTACCATCATCAGTGAATGCTGGTCATGATTATCGTGCTGCATTGAGTAAAAGTATACTATTCTTTGAAGCTCAAAGGTCTGGTTATCTTCCTGGTAATCAAAGAGTTAGATGGAGAGCTAATTCTGGTCTCAATGATGGCAAAGCTAGTGGG GTGGATTTAGTAGGAGGATATTATGATGCAGGAGACAATGTGAAATTTGGGTTACCAATGGCATTCACAGTGACAATGATGTCATGGAGTATAATTGAATATGGCAAACAACTAGCTATCAATGGTGAACTTGGCCATGCTCTAAGAGCTGTGAAATGGGGTACTGACTACTTCATTAAAGCTCATCCACAACCTAATGTCCTCTATGGAGAG GTTGGTGATGGAGATACTGATCATTACTGTTGGCAAAGGCCAGAAGACATGACGACAGATCGACGGGCATACAGGCTTGATCCTAACCACCCAGGTTCCGACCTTGCTGGAGAAACAGCAGCTGCAATGGCTGCAGCTTCCATAGTCTTTCGTCGCTATGACAGAGCTTACGCTGCCACTTTACTTCGCCATGCTAAAGAG CTATTCAATTTTGCGGACAAATACAGGGGGAAATATGATAGCAGCATCACAGTTGCTCGAAAGTACTATCAATCTGTCAGCGGATACTCC GATGAGTTGCTTTGGGCAGCATCCTGGATGCATAAGGCAACCAACAATAAGTTTTACTTGAATTATCTTGGGAGGAATGGCCATTCACTTGGTGGGACAGGATGGGCCATGACTGAGTTCGGATGGGATGTGAAATATGCTGGTGTCCAAGTTCTTGTTTCTAAG CTCTTAATGCAAGGAAAGGCTGGTCGTCACTTGGATGTTTTCCAAGGATACCAGAAGCAGGCCGAGTTTTTCATGTGTTCATGCCTTGGAAAGGGATACCGGAACATCCAAAGGACTCCTGGAGGCCTTATCTTCCGACAGCGGTGGAACAACTTGCAGTTTGTGACAAGTGCATCATTTCTACTGTCCGTTTATTCTGACTATCTTACCACGTCTAGGAAAACCCTGACATGTGCTTATGGCAAGTTTGCACCATCTCAGCTCCTCAACTTCGCCAAGTCTCAG GTGGATTACATTTTGGGGAGCAACCCAAGAGCAACGAGTTACATGGTGGGCTACGGAAACAACTACCCGCAACAAGTTCACCATCGAGCCTCTTCAATCCCCTCTATCAAGGTCCAACCATCTTTCGTAACATGCCGAGGCGGTTACGCCAAATGGTATACTCGTAAAGCAAGTAATGCCAATATTTTGACTGGCGCCATTGTTGGCGGACCTGATGCCTATGACAATTTTGCCGATGAGAGAGATAATTTTGAGCAGACAGAACCCGCCACCTACAACAATGCTCCCCTTCTTGGTGTGTTAGCTCGTCTAAGTGCGGGTCCCAGAGGGTACAACCTTGGTCTTCCAG AGGATGGCTCAGCTGTGACAAAACCCATGCCTAAGCGCAAACCAGCACCTACCCCAG CTAAATCTTCTGTGATCACAATCACACAGAAAGTGACATTGTCATGGAAAGCCAAGGGAAAAACTTACTTTAGATATTCCACGCAAGTGACAAACAAGTCtaagaagaatttgaagaatGTGAAGCTTTCTGTATCAAAACTTTACGGTCCTCTATGGGGCCTGACGAAGTCAGGTAGTTCTTACATTTTAGGTAATTTGCCTGCACGTAAAAGCGTAGAGATTGTTTACGTTCATGCAGCTCCTCCAGCTTATATAACCGTTGCAAATTACAATTGA